One window of the Pseudochaenichthys georgianus chromosome 21, fPseGeo1.2, whole genome shotgun sequence genome contains the following:
- the pou1f1 gene encoding pituitary-specific positive transcription factor 1, with the protein MACQAFSADSFNTLGDSALPILMHHVSTGDCLPANSHTHSMVSAVSSGLSLGQPSKRSHMHLSSSSLSNALGNAPPGLHYPVTPCHYSNQQYGMMAAQEMLSASISQSRILQTCGVPHPNMVGSGNPLQGSLTPCLYKFPDHGLGSGSCALSHSFSTLPPALLTTDEAPGVPSICDMKTDHRKSMRDPEDVPPMDSPQIRELEMFANDFKIRRIKLGYTQTNVGEALAAVHGSEFSQTTICRFENLQLSFKNACKLKAILSKWLDEAELAGALYSDKLGMNERKRKRRTTISLGAKEALEHSFLEKNKPSSQEIARIAKGLHLEKEVVRVWFCNRRQREKRVKTSLNLSSCLTKLNPHCITLMSKSQRPMT; encoded by the exons ATGGCGTGCCAGGCATTCAGCGCCGACTCTTTCAACACACTTGGAGATTCCGCCTTGCCGATCCTCATGCACCACGTCTCCACGGGCGACTGCCTGCCAGCCAACTCTCACACTCACAGCATGGTTTCTGCAG TGTCCTCCGGGCTGTCCCTGGGTCAGCCTTCCAAGCGCTCCCACATGCACCTGTCCAGCTCCTCCCTCAGCAACGCACTGGGCAACGCCCCCCCAGGACTACATTACCCAGTCACCCCCTGCCACTACAGCAACCAGCAGTATGGCATGATGGCAG CTCAGGAGATGCTCTCTGCCAGTATTTCTCAGTCTCGCATCCTGCAGACATGTGGTGTCCCTCACCCCAACATGGTGGGCAGTGGGAACCCATTGCAAG gGTCTCTCACTCCTTGCTTGTACAAGTTTCCGGATCATGGTCTAGGCAGTGGTTCCTGTGCATTAAGCCATAGTTTCTCCACACTGCCCCCGGCCCTCCTCACCACTGATGAGGCCCCTGGGGTCCCGAGTATTTGCGACATGAAAACTGATCATAGAAAAAGCATGCGGGACCCAGAAGATGTCCCTCCCATGGACTCCCCGCAGATAAGAGAGCTGGAGATGTTTGCCAATGACTTCAAAATACGCAGGATCAAACTCG GCTACACGCAGACTAATGTAGGGGAGGCTCTTGCTGCAGTGCACGGCTCAGAGTTCAGTCAGACTACAATCTGCCGCTTTGAGAATCTGCAGCTGAGCTTCAAGAACGCTTGCAAACTCAAGGCCATTCTGTCCAAATGGCTGGATGAAGCAGAGCTGGCCGGTG CCTTGTACAGTGATAAATTAGGAATGAACGAGCGGAAGAGGAAAAGGAGAACCACTATCAG TCTGGGAGCTAAGGAGGCCCTGGAACACAGCTTTTTGGAAAAAAATAAGCCATCCTCCCAGGAAATAGCGCGGATAGCAAAAGGCCTCCATCTGGAGAAGGAGGTGGTCAGAGTCTGGTTCTGCAACAGACGACAAAGAGAAAAACGGGTAAAAACCAGCCTGAACCTCAGCTCCTGTTTGACCAAACTCAACCCACACTGCATCACACTGATGAGCAAATCACAAAGACCCATGACGTAG